The Nocardioides sp. S5 genome includes a window with the following:
- a CDS encoding DUF1992 domain-containing protein: MPEHDESPEQSGVEPPRRGPERDERTGRSAAAARIAHQATWVDQQIRLAMERGDFDDLPGAGKPIEDLGVEHDPDWWVKKLVEREQIALLPPALAIRKEDAELDGRLDRINVESEVRREVEEFNAHVRRALYTPPVGPSGPPVITRQRDVDAEVESWRERRTARIEAQRAARAAAPPEPTKRRWWRRR, translated from the coding sequence ATGCCCGAGCACGACGAGTCCCCGGAGCAGTCCGGGGTCGAGCCCCCACGTCGCGGACCCGAGCGCGACGAGCGCACCGGTCGCTCGGCGGCCGCAGCACGCATCGCCCACCAGGCCACCTGGGTCGACCAGCAGATCCGCCTGGCGATGGAGCGCGGGGACTTCGACGACCTGCCCGGAGCCGGCAAGCCGATCGAGGACCTCGGCGTCGAGCACGACCCCGACTGGTGGGTCAAGAAGCTCGTCGAGCGTGAGCAGATCGCCCTCCTCCCGCCGGCGCTGGCGATCCGCAAGGAGGACGCCGAGCTCGACGGACGGCTCGACCGCATCAACGTCGAGTCGGAGGTGCGTCGCGAGGTCGAGGAGTTCAACGCCCACGTGCGCCGCGCGCTCTACACCCCGCCCGTCGGTCCGTCCGGTCCCCCGGTCATCACCCGCCAGCGCGACGTCGACGCCGAGGTCGAGTCGTGGCGCGAGCGGCGTACGGCACGCATCGAGGCCCAGCGCGCGGCGCGGGCGGCCGCCCCGCCCGAGCCGACGAAGCGGCGGTGGTGGCGGCGCCGCTGA